One Alnus glutinosa chromosome 3, dhAlnGlut1.1, whole genome shotgun sequence genomic region harbors:
- the LOC133863241 gene encoding beta-amyrin synthase-like, with protein sequence MWRVKIGEGANNPYLFSTNNFVGRQIWEFDPNAATLWCYLRVTYFSISYLYGKRFVGPITPLILELREELYVEPYHTINWRIARHLCAKEDLYYPHHWIQDLVWDGVYMLTEPLLTRWPFNKLRNKALQLVMKHIHYEDESSCYIVIGGVDKPFFTLAT encoded by the exons ATGTGGAGGGTGAAGATTGGGGAGGGTGCAAACAACCCTTACCTCTTTAGCACAAACAACTTCGTGGGGAGGCAAATATGGGAGTTCGACCCTAATGCCG CAACACTTTGGTGCTATCTTCGGGTaacttatttttcaatttcatatttGTACGGGAAGAGGTTTGTTGGGCCGATAACACCTCTCATTTTAGAGTTGAGAGAAGAGCTGTATGTTGAACCTTACCATACTATTAATTGGAGGATAGCACGCCACTTATGTGCGAAG GAGGATCTGTATTATCCTCATCATTGGATACAAGATTTGGTTTGGGATGGTGTTTACATGCTCACGGAGCCTCTTCTAACTCGTTGGCCTTTTAACAAGCTAAGAAATAAGGCTCTTCAACTAGTGATGAAACACATTCATTATGAAGATGAGAGTAGTTGCTACATTGTCATTGGAGGGGTGGACAag CCATTTTTTACGCTAGCTACTTGA